A genomic region of Pseudoalteromonas piscicida contains the following coding sequences:
- a CDS encoding tetratricopeptide repeat protein, producing MKAIQEKPNSMKNDIWLDENNLSLDDNSDAFSYPPLIRCIKAEQSWDAQADTNETLCQLAELEFAVDEIRHKHTNNHKCLDEILDAFYTLWLFSGSSQKVPEYKLNSVCYALSMRSGTNTALGLVLVHLLERAKLEASLALSQGEIVVHVAFSEEEGYVIEPSSGHQSWYIIPENENHQDKEQEKDQEPMELIFNEESLKLYLSQQKWAFIAAEKFGHALSCVEQLMDILGDDPYERRDRGYLLNQLNCPKMAKDDLQFFVDECPDDPTIEVIQHQIKELADHNNILH from the coding sequence ATGAAAGCAATTCAAGAGAAACCGAATTCTATGAAGAATGATATCTGGTTAGATGAGAATAACTTATCTCTCGATGACAATTCAGATGCATTTTCCTATCCGCCATTGATCCGTTGTATCAAGGCTGAGCAAAGTTGGGATGCACAAGCTGACACCAATGAAACTTTGTGTCAGTTAGCAGAGCTCGAATTTGCCGTGGATGAAATTCGCCATAAGCATACAAACAATCATAAATGTTTGGATGAAATCTTAGACGCTTTTTATACCTTGTGGCTATTCAGTGGTAGCAGCCAAAAGGTGCCTGAATATAAGCTCAATAGCGTTTGTTACGCACTTTCTATGCGCAGTGGTACCAATACCGCACTGGGTCTTGTCTTAGTGCATCTGCTTGAACGAGCGAAATTAGAGGCCAGTCTTGCCCTAAGCCAAGGGGAGATTGTTGTACACGTCGCTTTTAGCGAAGAAGAAGGTTATGTCATTGAGCCAAGTTCAGGCCACCAAAGCTGGTACATAATTCCAGAAAACGAAAACCATCAAGACAAAGAGCAAGAAAAAGATCAAGAGCCGATGGAGCTTATTTTTAACGAAGAGTCGTTAAAGCTTTATTTGTCTCAGCAAAAGTGGGCGTTTATTGCGGCAGAAAAGTTTGGTCACGCGTTAAGTTGCGTCGAGCAATTAATGGATATCTTAGGCGATGATCCTTATGAACGTCGTGATAGGGGTTATCTACTCAACCAATTAAATTGTCCGAAGATGGCAAAAGACGACTTACAATTTTTTGTCGATGAATGCCCGGACGACCCAACCATTGAAGTGATCCAGCATCAGATCAAAGAGTTGGCCGATCATAATAATATTTTGCATTAA
- a CDS encoding DUF819 family protein, giving the protein MEQSAALVTNNAVIMGLLAVILGFVFYTSSQKSGVWAKFYKYVPALLMCYFLPSLLNTFGIVDGNNNDVYTVAKYYLLPACLVLLTLSIDLKSIAALGKKAIIMFLTGTVGVVIGGPIALLLTATFMPELLGVTGPEAVWRGMAALAGNWIGGGANMVAMKEIYGAGGEIFTIMVTVDIVVANLWMACLLYMAARNKEIDARTGVDTSSINRLIDKVQAFEAEHARKPELKDLMILVGFAFGATGLAHFAADLLVPFFSSNYPELKKFSLHSKLFWIIVLVTTIGLALSFTKARQYEAVGASKIGSSFLYILVATIGLHMDITKIVEAPKYVVIGVIWMAVHVGLLFIVAKLIKAPVFYVAVGSKANIGGAASAPVVASAFHPALAPVGVLLAVLGYALGTYMAWLCGQLLRVIGS; this is encoded by the coding sequence ATGGAGCAAAGCGCTGCGCTCGTTACCAATAACGCGGTAATTATGGGCCTATTGGCCGTTATTCTGGGATTTGTTTTTTACACATCGAGTCAAAAAAGCGGAGTTTGGGCAAAGTTTTACAAGTACGTGCCAGCGCTGTTGATGTGTTATTTCTTACCATCGCTGTTAAATACCTTTGGTATCGTAGATGGCAACAATAACGATGTTTACACGGTAGCAAAGTATTATCTGTTACCCGCTTGTTTAGTGTTATTGACACTGAGTATTGACCTAAAATCGATAGCGGCTTTGGGTAAAAAGGCGATTATCATGTTCCTGACGGGAACGGTGGGTGTGGTGATTGGTGGCCCAATTGCGCTTTTACTTACTGCTACCTTTATGCCTGAGCTACTTGGCGTAACTGGTCCAGAAGCCGTATGGCGTGGCATGGCCGCACTTGCTGGAAACTGGATTGGTGGCGGTGCCAATATGGTGGCGATGAAAGAGATTTACGGCGCAGGCGGAGAAATCTTCACCATCATGGTAACGGTTGATATTGTTGTCGCAAACTTGTGGATGGCGTGCTTGCTCTATATGGCGGCGCGCAATAAAGAAATTGATGCGCGAACAGGGGTGGATACTTCTTCAATCAATCGCCTAATTGACAAAGTACAAGCATTTGAAGCAGAGCACGCAAGAAAACCCGAGCTCAAAGATTTGATGATCTTGGTTGGTTTTGCTTTTGGTGCAACGGGGCTTGCGCATTTTGCTGCAGACTTACTGGTGCCATTTTTTAGTAGTAACTACCCAGAGCTGAAGAAGTTCTCTCTTCACAGCAAACTGTTTTGGATTATTGTCCTCGTTACGACCATAGGTCTGGCACTTTCGTTTACCAAAGCACGCCAATATGAAGCGGTTGGTGCGTCAAAAATTGGCTCGAGCTTTTTATATATTTTAGTAGCAACCATTGGTCTACACATGGATATCACTAAAATTGTTGAGGCGCCTAAATACGTCGTTATTGGTGTTATTTGGATGGCCGTGCATGTTGGTTTGTTATTTATCGTTGCTAAATTAATTAAAGCACCTGTGTTTTATGTTGCCGTTGGCAGTAAAGCAAACATTGGTGGTGCGGCATCTGCGCCGGTGGTAGCCTCGGCGTTCCATCCAGCGCTTGCTCCGGTAGGTGTATTACTGGCGGTGCTTGGTTATGCCCTTGGTACTTATATGGCTTGGTTATGCGGACAATTGCTTCGTGTAATAGGCAGCTAA
- the kdsA gene encoding 3-deoxy-8-phosphooctulonate synthase: protein MNTDIINVAGREVANDKPFVLFGGMNVLESRDLAMQIAEHYVEVTSKLGIPYVFKASFDKANRSSINSYRGPGMEEGLKIFEEIKKTFNVPVITDVHEPFQAKPVAEVADVIQLPAFLARQTDLVVAMAETGAVINVKKPQFLAPHEMRHIIKKINEAGNDKVILCERGSSFGYNNLIVDMLGMDDMKRMAPVIFDATHALQRPGGRSDSADGRRAQAAELARSGMALGLAGLFIEAHPNPNEAKCDGPCALPLAKLEGYLQQMKAVDELVKSFAPLDTSAADL, encoded by the coding sequence ATGAATACAGATATTATTAACGTTGCGGGACGAGAAGTCGCAAACGATAAGCCGTTTGTACTGTTCGGTGGAATGAATGTGCTTGAGTCTCGTGATTTAGCAATGCAAATCGCAGAGCATTACGTTGAAGTGACGAGTAAGCTTGGGATCCCATACGTATTTAAAGCGTCATTTGATAAAGCCAATCGCTCGTCAATTAACTCTTACCGTGGCCCTGGCATGGAAGAAGGCTTAAAGATTTTTGAAGAAATCAAAAAGACCTTTAATGTACCGGTGATCACCGATGTACATGAGCCATTCCAAGCAAAACCCGTAGCAGAAGTTGCTGATGTGATCCAATTACCTGCATTTCTTGCCCGTCAAACTGACTTAGTTGTCGCTATGGCAGAAACTGGCGCGGTGATCAACGTGAAAAAACCACAGTTTTTAGCGCCACACGAAATGCGTCATATCATTAAGAAGATCAATGAAGCGGGCAATGACAAAGTTATCCTCTGTGAACGCGGTAGTAGCTTTGGTTATAACAACCTGATCGTGGATATGCTCGGCATGGATGACATGAAGCGTATGGCTCCAGTGATTTTTGATGCGACACATGCGCTACAGCGTCCAGGTGGTCGTAGCGACTCTGCCGATGGCCGCCGTGCTCAGGCTGCTGAGCTTGCTCGTAGCGGTATGGCGCTTGGGTTAGCTGGACTCTTTATTGAAGCGCATCCGAATCCAAATGAAGCTAAGTGTGATGGTCCTTGTGCATTGCCATTGGCTAAACTTGAAGGCTACCTACAACAGATGAAAGCGGTAGATGAGCTAGTTAAGAGTTTTGCGCCACTGGACACCAGCGCAGCTGATTTATAA
- a CDS encoding transcriptional regulator GcvA encodes MSRRVPPLNALKAFEAAARHLSFTKAAEELYVTQAAVSHQIKILEEHLGLKLFLRKNRSLLLTEEGQGYYLDIKDIFSQLIDATEKLLARGAKGSLTVSLTPSFAIQWLVPRLSNFNELHPEIDVRIKAQDHDDNSLTDDVDVAIYYGRGNWNGVQTHKLHTEYFVPLCSPFLLTGPKPLNQPSDLAQHTLLHDTTRRAWKAWMKTAGVRNVAVNTGPIFSHSSMVLQAAIHGQGVALGNSVLARPDIDAGRLVIPFSHHLESKNAYYLVFRESQSELGKIVSFKEWMLGMVEHEQELNSL; translated from the coding sequence ATGTCACGACGAGTTCCACCATTAAATGCATTAAAAGCCTTTGAGGCGGCGGCACGACACCTGAGCTTTACCAAAGCAGCAGAGGAGTTGTACGTCACTCAAGCTGCGGTTAGTCATCAAATTAAAATCTTAGAAGAACATCTAGGTTTAAAACTGTTTTTGCGAAAAAATCGCTCCTTACTGTTAACTGAGGAAGGGCAGGGTTATTACCTCGATATCAAAGATATTTTTTCACAATTAATCGATGCGACTGAAAAGCTCCTAGCACGAGGCGCAAAAGGGTCGCTAACGGTGAGTTTGACGCCGAGCTTTGCAATTCAATGGTTGGTACCAAGGCTGAGTAACTTTAATGAGTTGCACCCTGAAATCGACGTACGGATCAAAGCCCAAGATCACGACGATAATTCGTTAACGGATGATGTTGATGTCGCGATTTACTACGGTCGTGGTAACTGGAATGGGGTGCAAACCCATAAGCTACATACCGAGTACTTTGTGCCATTATGTAGTCCATTTTTGTTAACTGGCCCCAAACCGCTAAATCAGCCAAGCGATTTGGCCCAGCATACTTTACTCCATGACACCACGCGTCGCGCTTGGAAAGCATGGATGAAAACCGCTGGGGTCAGAAATGTGGCGGTAAATACCGGGCCTATCTTCAGTCACTCTTCCATGGTTTTACAGGCAGCAATTCACGGCCAAGGCGTGGCGCTGGGCAATAGCGTACTGGCAAGACCGGATATAGATGCAGGGCGACTGGTTATTCCGTTTAGTCACCACCTCGAAAGTAAAAATGCCTATTATTTGGTATTTAGAGAATCGCAGTCAGAGCTGGGTAAAATAGTTTCATTCAAAGAATGGATGCTCGGTATGGTAGAACACGAACAAGAGTTAAATAGTTTATGA
- a CDS encoding alpha/beta family hydrolase: MSAVNIEWHYAENPVAQFIFAHGAGAGSDSDFMQEMAKLLASKGVQVGLFDFEYMQQAKQEGKKRPPERAPKLLAYFQQVLTAVEPSLPLFIGGKSMGGRMASMLACETTVKVEGVLAFGYPFHPPGKPEKLRVDHFPELECPLLILQGERDTFGNRTEVDAMCFPEQVMVKWLKDGDHSLKPRKVSGVSESESRANAAVIAANFIKERCHG, translated from the coding sequence ATGAGCGCAGTAAATATTGAATGGCACTATGCTGAAAACCCAGTTGCACAGTTTATTTTTGCCCATGGTGCAGGTGCAGGAAGCGATAGCGATTTTATGCAAGAAATGGCTAAATTGCTTGCTTCCAAGGGCGTTCAAGTTGGGCTCTTTGATTTTGAATATATGCAGCAAGCCAAACAAGAAGGGAAAAAACGCCCACCAGAGCGTGCCCCTAAGCTACTCGCGTATTTTCAGCAAGTACTGACAGCAGTAGAGCCAAGTCTACCGCTCTTTATTGGTGGTAAGTCAATGGGCGGGCGTATGGCATCTATGCTGGCCTGTGAAACCACCGTAAAAGTGGAAGGGGTGCTTGCGTTTGGCTACCCATTCCACCCGCCTGGTAAGCCGGAAAAGCTCAGAGTGGACCATTTTCCTGAGTTGGAATGCCCGCTGCTCATTTTACAAGGCGAACGTGATACCTTTGGCAACCGCACAGAGGTTGATGCTATGTGCTTTCCAGAGCAAGTCATGGTGAAATGGCTCAAAGATGGCGACCATTCACTCAAGCCTCGTAAAGTGAGTGGTGTAAGCGAATCAGAGAGCCGCGCGAATGCTGCCGTGATAGCGGCGAATTTTATCAAGGAGCGCTGTCATGGCTAA
- a CDS encoding DUF423 domain-containing protein, translated as MAKLYLIVGSVFCLLSVALGAFAAHGLKGRLSDYAIGIFNTAAQYQMTHGLAIIATAFLIKWGLKVQVAGGFFIAGVLLFSGSLYLLALTGMKWLGPITPIGGTCFLIAWILLIVQAAKSSF; from the coding sequence ATGGCTAAGCTCTACTTGATTGTTGGCAGCGTGTTTTGTTTATTGTCTGTGGCTCTGGGCGCGTTTGCCGCTCACGGTCTCAAAGGACGTTTGAGCGACTATGCCATTGGTATTTTTAATACGGCGGCGCAATACCAAATGACTCACGGCCTCGCCATTATTGCCACCGCGTTTTTAATCAAATGGGGCCTTAAGGTGCAAGTTGCTGGTGGTTTCTTTATTGCTGGTGTATTGCTATTTAGTGGTAGTTTGTACTTACTTGCTTTAACAGGTATGAAATGGCTAGGGCCAATCACCCCAATCGGTGGTACCTGTTTTTTAATTGCTTGGATTTTATTGATAGTTCAAGCTGCTAAATCTTCCTTTTAA
- the rlmM gene encoding 23S rRNA (cytidine(2498)-2'-O)-methyltransferase RlmM produces MSSIVIYCRGGFESDAAAEINHYAAKHGIAGYVKAKPNTAFVTFECFSPNDAETLAKKIDFKKLVFARQWFVGTLHTHMPIEDRVSVIKAAVEGFPLCGELRVETPDTNEGKELSKFCKKFSTPLSKALEKQNKLTREVKPTKPVLHVLFLANNAAYVGYSFSDNNSPFFMGIPRLRMSSDAPSRSTLKLDEAFHVFVPKDQQETRVRAGMRAVDLGACPGGWTYQLVRRGMFVASIDNGPMNDDLMETGQVKHYREDGFKYRPEKRNIDWLVCDMVEKPTRVADLMVDWVVNAFARELIFNLKLPMKKRFDSVYECLTLIHEELQKYNVDYEIQAKHLYHDREEVTVHINVLKVPQNLYS; encoded by the coding sequence ATGTCGAGTATCGTTATCTATTGTCGCGGTGGTTTTGAAAGTGACGCCGCAGCCGAAATTAATCATTATGCTGCAAAGCATGGAATTGCAGGCTACGTAAAAGCTAAGCCGAATACTGCTTTTGTAACATTTGAGTGTTTTTCGCCAAATGATGCTGAGACCTTAGCGAAGAAAATCGACTTTAAGAAACTGGTGTTTGCAAGGCAGTGGTTTGTTGGCACTTTACATACTCATATGCCGATTGAAGACAGAGTGAGCGTGATCAAAGCGGCAGTGGAAGGCTTCCCTTTGTGTGGTGAGCTGCGCGTTGAAACGCCAGATACTAACGAAGGAAAGGAACTTTCTAAATTCTGCAAAAAGTTTTCAACCCCATTGTCTAAGGCGCTCGAGAAACAAAACAAGCTGACTCGTGAGGTAAAACCTACCAAGCCTGTATTACATGTATTGTTCCTTGCCAATAACGCCGCTTATGTCGGTTATTCGTTTAGTGATAACAATTCGCCATTCTTTATGGGGATCCCACGTCTGAGAATGTCGTCGGACGCACCAAGCCGCTCGACGCTAAAATTAGACGAGGCATTCCATGTCTTTGTGCCTAAAGATCAGCAAGAAACACGTGTGCGTGCGGGGATGCGAGCCGTTGATTTAGGTGCTTGCCCAGGCGGTTGGACATACCAACTCGTGCGCCGTGGCATGTTCGTAGCCTCAATTGATAATGGCCCGATGAATGATGACCTGATGGAAACGGGACAAGTGAAGCACTATCGTGAAGATGGATTCAAATATCGCCCTGAAAAGCGCAATATAGATTGGTTAGTGTGTGATATGGTCGAAAAGCCAACGCGTGTTGCTGATCTGATGGTGGACTGGGTGGTGAATGCGTTTGCTCGAGAGCTGATCTTTAACTTAAAGCTACCGATGAAAAAACGCTTCGACAGTGTGTATGAATGTCTTACGCTTATCCATGAAGAGCTGCAAAAGTACAATGTGGATTATGAGATCCAAGCAAAGCACCTATATCATGACCGTGAGGAAGTCACAGTACATATTAATGTGCTTAAAGTACCACAAAATTTGTATAGCTGA
- the pilB gene encoding type IV-A pilus assembly ATPase PilB: MEHHSPLLRKFITLGRVTAEQIKSRQSEANTTAELICLSSGMSSRELAEECLDLFKVPFFNLDHFNVSEIPPALVKEKLIRKHHILPLVQKGRKLYVAASDPTDFSAFENFEFSTGLQCEVLVANYKKLEAKIDQLFDATGGLSISEEEFKEFADLEVDDEPKQQNTNEDKDDAPIIVYINKILMDAIKKGASDLHFEPYEKKYRVRFRIDGLLHEMASPPNTLATRLAARIKVMAHLDIAEKRKPQDGRIKLKISERKSIDFRVSTLPTMWGEKIVMRILDSSSAMLGIDVLGYEPEQKKLYLDALEQPQGMILVTGPTGSGKTVSLYTGLNILNQPERNISTAEDPVEINLEGINQVQINTKADMTFANALRAFLRQDPDVVMVGEIRDLETAEISIKAAQTGHLVLSTLHTNSAPETLTRLLNMGVPAYNVASSVSLIIAQRLARRLCPKCKTPETLPEEALLGQGFTAEQIKEITLFAPKGCESCTDGYKGRVGIYEVVKITPELSHLIMEGGNSLEIAEKAEQLGFDNLRKSGLKKAAAGVTSLTEINRVTSY; the protein is encoded by the coding sequence ATGGAACATCATTCCCCGCTACTGCGTAAATTTATTACCTTAGGGCGAGTCACTGCTGAGCAAATAAAGTCTCGTCAGTCTGAAGCAAACACCACCGCCGAGTTAATTTGCCTAAGTTCAGGAATGAGTTCCAGAGAGCTAGCAGAAGAATGCCTAGACTTATTCAAAGTGCCCTTTTTTAATCTTGATCACTTTAACGTTAGTGAAATTCCACCAGCGCTAGTCAAAGAAAAACTGATCCGTAAGCACCATATTTTACCGCTGGTACAAAAAGGTAGAAAACTCTACGTTGCGGCATCTGATCCTACTGATTTTAGCGCATTTGAAAACTTTGAGTTTAGTACTGGATTACAGTGTGAAGTGCTAGTTGCCAACTATAAAAAACTCGAAGCAAAGATTGACCAGCTGTTTGATGCAACGGGCGGCCTTTCGATTTCTGAAGAAGAATTTAAAGAATTTGCCGACTTAGAAGTCGATGACGAGCCTAAACAGCAAAACACCAACGAAGACAAAGACGATGCGCCAATCATCGTTTATATCAATAAAATTTTAATGGATGCGATAAAAAAAGGCGCGTCGGATCTACACTTTGAACCCTACGAGAAAAAATACCGCGTGCGTTTTCGTATCGATGGCCTGCTGCATGAGATGGCAAGTCCACCAAACACACTAGCGACTCGCCTCGCCGCCCGTATCAAAGTGATGGCACACTTAGACATAGCAGAAAAACGCAAACCGCAAGATGGCCGCATTAAATTAAAGATCTCCGAGCGCAAAAGTATCGATTTTCGTGTGAGTACACTACCTACCATGTGGGGCGAGAAAATCGTAATGCGTATTCTAGACTCGTCCAGCGCTATGCTCGGCATCGATGTGCTAGGTTATGAACCAGAGCAGAAAAAACTTTACCTCGACGCACTAGAGCAGCCTCAGGGCATGATTTTGGTAACCGGTCCAACGGGTTCTGGTAAAACCGTGTCACTTTACACTGGCCTGAATATTCTTAATCAGCCAGAGCGCAATATCAGCACGGCGGAAGACCCTGTCGAAATAAACCTTGAGGGTATTAACCAAGTACAAATCAATACCAAAGCGGATATGACTTTCGCCAATGCCCTGAGAGCATTCTTGCGTCAGGATCCGGATGTGGTGATGGTTGGTGAGATCCGTGACCTTGAAACCGCTGAGATCTCTATAAAAGCCGCCCAAACCGGTCACTTAGTATTGAGTACGCTGCACACCAACTCTGCTCCTGAAACGCTCACTCGCCTATTAAACATGGGCGTGCCGGCGTACAACGTAGCAAGCTCGGTGAGTTTGATTATTGCCCAGCGTCTCGCAAGACGTCTTTGTCCTAAGTGTAAAACACCTGAAACGTTGCCGGAAGAAGCCTTGTTAGGGCAAGGCTTTACTGCCGAGCAAATTAAAGAGATTACCCTTTTTGCACCTAAAGGCTGTGAAAGCTGCACCGATGGTTACAAAGGCCGTGTGGGCATTTATGAAGTGGTAAAAATCACGCCAGAGCTTTCGCACCTGATCATGGAAGGGGGCAATTCTCTTGAAATTGCCGAAAAAGCAGAGCAGTTAGGTTTTGATAACTTACGTAAGTCTGGCCTGAAAAAAGCCGCCGCTGGGGTGACATCACTTACAGAAATCAACCGCGTAACAAGTTATTAA
- the coaE gene encoding dephospho-CoA kinase (Dephospho-CoA kinase (CoaE) performs the final step in coenzyme A biosynthesis.) produces the protein MLKTNNWILGVTGGIGAGKTAITNHLQQKGIVVVDADIVAREVVALGSTGLQAITDEFGSAILQPDGNLDRAKLRAIIFADAEKKQWLNELLHPLIRNEILTQLNAAQSDYVVLAAPLLFENGLERYCDATLLVDVAVDTQIARTTSRDLVDAAQVKRIIESQLPRADKQAKADYILDNDRPLLESLQETDRLHNAFLTLAQEKVRLNN, from the coding sequence ATGCTAAAAACAAATAATTGGATTTTAGGGGTGACGGGCGGTATTGGTGCGGGTAAAACGGCCATCACTAACCACTTACAGCAAAAAGGGATAGTGGTTGTTGACGCCGATATCGTTGCACGAGAAGTAGTCGCGCTAGGCAGCACAGGGCTACAAGCCATTACTGATGAGTTTGGCAGTGCTATTTTACAGCCTGACGGCAACTTAGATAGAGCTAAGTTAAGAGCCATTATTTTTGCTGATGCCGAAAAAAAACAGTGGCTTAATGAGCTACTTCACCCGCTTATCCGTAATGAAATACTCACGCAGTTAAACGCAGCGCAAAGCGATTACGTGGTTTTAGCGGCGCCTCTGCTGTTCGAAAATGGTTTAGAGCGCTATTGCGACGCCACTTTACTTGTTGATGTTGCTGTTGATACGCAAATAGCAAGAACAACCAGCCGAGATTTGGTAGATGCAGCGCAAGTAAAACGTATTATCGAGTCGCAGTTACCGCGCGCAGATAAACAAGCAAAGGCGGACTACATACTAGACAACGACCGACCGCTACTTGAAAGCCTGCAAGAGACAGATAGATTACACAATGCGTTTCTTACACTGGCGCAAGAGAAAGTAAGACTAAATAATTAG
- a CDS encoding prepilin peptidase encodes MQDIINLMQTQLWYWLLTVGLVSLCIGSFLNVFILRLPKMMKQSWQSECRVLLADELPKQTTEAPIFNLVKPNSHCPSCKTPIKAWQNIPLISWLLLKGKCNHCDASISVRYPLVELTTALLSTWVAWHFGATLEATLYILITWVLIALTVIDIDEMLLPDQLTLPTLWLVLVASCFGVGIEPNDAIIGAAIGYLSLWSVYWLFKLLTGKEGMGYGDFKLLAIFGALMGWQAILTIVLLSSLVGAIIGSIQLSVQGRDKATPIPFGPYLAIAGWITLMYGEQLQLWYVNLIM; translated from the coding sequence ATGCAAGATATTATCAACTTGATGCAAACCCAGTTATGGTATTGGTTACTCACCGTGGGACTCGTTAGTCTTTGCATCGGTAGCTTTCTCAATGTGTTTATTCTTCGCTTACCTAAAATGATGAAGCAGAGCTGGCAATCAGAATGTCGCGTGTTGCTCGCTGATGAGCTACCCAAACAAACCACTGAAGCACCTATTTTTAATTTAGTAAAACCAAATTCTCATTGCCCCAGCTGCAAAACACCAATTAAAGCGTGGCAAAACATTCCACTGATCAGCTGGCTATTATTAAAAGGCAAATGCAACCACTGCGACGCGTCAATCTCTGTACGCTATCCTTTGGTAGAGCTAACAACCGCCCTACTCTCCACATGGGTTGCTTGGCATTTTGGTGCCACTTTAGAAGCTACTCTATATATTTTGATTACTTGGGTATTAATCGCACTTACGGTTATCGATATCGACGAAATGTTGCTGCCCGATCAGTTAACACTACCAACCTTATGGTTAGTACTGGTTGCCAGTTGTTTTGGTGTTGGCATCGAGCCCAATGATGCCATTATCGGTGCGGCCATAGGTTATTTGAGTTTATGGAGCGTGTATTGGCTCTTTAAATTACTCACAGGAAAAGAAGGTATGGGCTATGGCGACTTTAAACTGCTAGCCATCTTTGGTGCATTGATGGGTTGGCAAGCAATCTTAACTATAGTGCTACTTTCAAGCCTAGTCGGCGCAATCATTGGTAGTATCCAATTAAGTGTTCAAGGCCGAGATAAAGCCACACCTATTCCGTTTGGCCCTTACTTAGCCATCGCAGGCTGGATCACCCTAATGTACGGCGAGCAGCTGCAGCTGTGGTACGTAAACTTAATAATGTAA
- a CDS encoding type II secretion system F family protein has translation MSDNKFDTFVWTGFNNRGKKLEGEMTGQSIALVKAQLRKQGITPSKVKRKPKPLFGFSGTQKITSSDIATTTRQIATMLMAGVSLVQTLEMLTRGIKNKSLSKLVGHICDEVKAGQPLAKSLRAYPRYFDELYCDLVHSGEQSGALDTIFDRIALYKEKTEALKSKIKKALFYPIAVIVVALIVTTILLIFVVPQFQDIFAGFGAELPAFTQMVIHISEFMQEYWWVFVLGIGLFGYTYKEMLIRSPAVKHFNDRMMLRIPVIGEILKKAAVARYARTLSTTFAAGVPLGDALDSAAGASGNIIYKNAIKEIKAEVNSGNQMHWAMHNTKVFPDMVVQMVSIGEESGSLDGMLAKVANIYEQEVDDAVDGLSSLLEPLIMVVLGVLIGGLIIAMYLPIFQLGSVI, from the coding sequence ATGAGTGATAACAAATTTGATACGTTTGTATGGACCGGTTTTAATAATCGGGGAAAGAAGCTTGAAGGCGAAATGACTGGGCAAAGCATAGCACTAGTAAAAGCTCAATTGCGTAAACAAGGTATCACCCCTTCTAAAGTAAAAAGAAAACCAAAGCCATTATTTGGCTTTTCTGGTACACAAAAAATCACATCGTCAGATATCGCCACAACAACTCGTCAAATAGCGACTATGCTTATGGCTGGTGTTTCTCTGGTACAAACGTTAGAAATGCTGACTCGCGGGATAAAGAATAAGAGCTTATCAAAGTTAGTCGGCCATATTTGTGATGAAGTAAAAGCAGGCCAACCTCTTGCTAAATCTTTAAGAGCTTACCCTCGATATTTTGATGAGCTTTATTGTGACCTTGTCCATTCAGGGGAACAGTCTGGTGCACTTGATACCATATTTGACCGTATAGCGCTCTATAAAGAAAAAACAGAAGCACTAAAGTCCAAAATCAAAAAGGCGCTTTTCTATCCTATTGCGGTGATTGTCGTCGCACTAATAGTCACCACTATCCTTTTGATATTTGTTGTACCACAATTCCAAGATATTTTTGCCGGTTTTGGCGCTGAGCTTCCAGCATTTACTCAAATGGTTATCCACATCTCTGAGTTCATGCAGGAATACTGGTGGGTATTTGTGCTTGGTATTGGCCTTTTTGGTTATACCTATAAAGAAATGCTGATCCGTAGCCCTGCGGTAAAGCATTTTAACGACCGTATGATGTTGCGTATTCCAGTGATTGGCGAGATCCTCAAAAAGGCAGCCGTGGCGCGTTATGCACGTACGCTTTCTACCACCTTTGCAGCAGGTGTTCCCCTTGGTGATGCGCTCGATTCTGCCGCAGGAGCGTCGGGCAATATTATCTACAAAAACGCAATTAAAGAAATTAAAGCAGAGGTTAACTCAGGTAACCAAATGCACTGGGCAATGCATAACACCAAAGTCTTCCCAGATATGGTAGTGCAAATGGTGTCTATTGGTGAAGAATCGGGCTCTTTAGATGGTATGCTGGCAAAGGTCGCTAACATTTATGAGCAAGAAGTCGATGATGCGGTGGATGGCCTTTCTAGCCTATTAGAACCACTCATTATGGTGGTACTCGGGGTACTGATCGGTGGCCTTATTATTGCCATGTACTTACCGATATTCCAACTAGGTTCCGTTATTTAA